The Thermodesulfatator atlanticus DSM 21156 sequence TCTGGATCATCATAAAAAGAGATTTGGTTGATAAGTAAAACATCGAGCCCTGAAATTGGAGGAGGATCAGCTTTTCTTAAAGAATTTAGCCTTTTTAAGGCTTCGCGGCGTTTATTTATAAGTTCTATGGCTTTTAATAGGTCGTCTTGCGAAATTTTATTTCCGGTGCGAGATTCTATTTCGCTTTTGAAGTTGATAACTTCGTTTTTCCATAAATCAAAAGAGGACTTGTCTTTCTTTTGAGGAACGTGCATAACATATGTTTCTTTGTATTCGTTAAAGATTTCGTAGGCTTTCTTTTTCCCGTCACAAGTAGTTTCTCCTACTACGAAATCACAGATTTCTACAAAAGGGCAGACTTTAGACAATTTGAAACCAAAAAAGGCTTTTATAAGGGGGCAAATGTTTCGCGGAAGCACTTCTTCTGCCAATTCAAAGCCGATTTCCGCCCCAGCACAAAGCCCTACACATATTCCGTTTGCAGCCCATACTATTTCTTCTGGCACAAAGACACAAAAGGTACCCAATACCAGGCGGTTTTCCTTTTTGGCTTTGAAAAGCTCCTGTATGCGGGCCCCATGGATACATGAGACAACTTTGTCAAAATATTCCATGCCTTCTGGTCTATTTTTTTGGGAAAGGTAGATGTTTTCGTAAAAGCCCTCAAGCACGTGCAAGAGGTTATCGTGGGCCTCAAGGTTTATGCCAAGTTCCTGCCACATTTTTTCGTAGCTCATTTTAATCCCCCCTGCTTTTAGGGTTTGTAGATTGTAATCCTAACGATGTCGGGCTTTTAGTATTCTATCGATCTGTGGATGCTTGAGTCGCGTACGCTCCTTCAGCATGACGGTGTCAAGTCGTCATCCTGAGCCTTCCCCTCAAAATAATTTATTTACATGAAATGTAAAATAGTTTTTACCAATAAATATTTCCTGATATATAGCTTTTGCGAAAAAATAGACTCCCTGATTGGAGGATAAGACGTTTTCCAAGATCTAAGAGAGACCTTTGCAAAATTGTTGGGATAAGTGTTGTCAGCACAAGCGCAAGGGATCCGTTCCCATTTTTCGGAACGAAAAATAGGAACGGTTGCTCGAACGGGCCTTAAGAGAAGGTATTTTGCAAAGGTCTCCTAAGGGCTTTAGAAGACTAAGTTTTTAGCGCTTATTAAGTCTTTTACGGAATAGATACGGCTAACTTTGCCAATATTTTCTTCAAGAATTTTTCTTTTTACGATATTTATTACCTTTCGAGCGGCTTTAATGGCCTTTATACTAATAATTGCTTTTCTAGTTTGTTCAACAGAAATGCTAATGATTGTAATATCTTTGGGTAAAGCGTCTATTAATTTTAGTAAATAGAAAGAATCGTATATCTTTTTATATGGCTGAATATGAGATACCAAGGGATATCTTTTTAAAAAGTCGTCATAATCCCAGCAAAGTATTTTGCCAGGTTTTAGGTTTAAAACAGCAGGAACAATGATAATAGCTTCTTTCTTTTTGAAGAGAAAAACGTCAAGTTTTTCGGTTTCTTCTGCTAAAAAGACCAATTTTGCCTTCTTTTCTAATCCTTCCAGGGCAAGGGCTTCGATAATGTAATAGCTAATTCCCAAATCACCCTTAAGAAGATGCCCCAAACCAATGAGGATTGTTTCTGCTTCTATAATCATTTCGTCTTTTCATGTTATTTTTCAAAAATTAGTAACACCAAAAGGAAAAACTGTAAAGGTTGTTTATTTTCAAAACGCAAAAGTATTTATCTTTAAAGCTTTGAATTTTTCAAATAATTCT is a genomic window containing:
- a CDS encoding coenzyme F420 hydrogenase subunit delta, which gives rise to MIIEAETILIGLGHLLKGDLGISYYIIEALALEGLEKKAKLVFLAEETEKLDVFLFKKKEAIIIVPAVLNLKPGKILCWDYDDFLKRYPLVSHIQPYKKIYDSFYLLKLIDALPKDITIISISVEQTRKAIISIKAIKAARKVINIVKRKILEENIGKVSRIYSVKDLISAKNLVF
- a CDS encoding double-cubane-cluster-containing anaerobic reductase, with amino-acid sequence MSYEKMWQELGINLEAHDNLLHVLEGFYENIYLSQKNRPEGMEYFDKVVSCIHGARIQELFKAKKENRLVLGTFCVFVPEEIVWAANGICVGLCAGAEIGFELAEEVLPRNICPLIKAFFGFKLSKVCPFVEICDFVVGETTCDGKKKAYEIFNEYKETYVMHVPQKKDKSSFDLWKNEVINFKSEIESRTGNKISQDDLLKAIELINKRREALKRLNSLRKADPPPISGLDVLLINQISFYDDPERFTAKVNELCDELEERIKRKEGVCPPGTPRIIVSGCPMAIPNWKLHYLVETSGAIIVGEESCVGTRNIRNLVEPKGSNVEDLLEDIASRYLKIDCAIFTPNAERIENIKSMIDEFSAHGLINYSLKFCDPYTTEVYKVNKKIDKVPTLNIETDYSQEDIEQLRTRIEAFLEILK